The following are from one region of the Etheostoma spectabile isolate EspeVRDwgs_2016 chromosome 17, UIUC_Espe_1.0, whole genome shotgun sequence genome:
- the unc5b gene encoding netrin receptor UNC5B isoform X4 translates to MLSVRMQRDQCIGPLVLLLVVGGYVVSGTESSDYSEAEVLPDSFPSAPAEPLPEFLLEPEDAFIVKNRPVQLRCQASPATQIYFKCNGEWVNQNDHVTRESLDQITGLVLREVDISVSRTQVEELFGLEDYWCQCVAWSSAGTTKSNRAYVRIAYDFWQEPLGREVRLEQEVLLQCRPPEGMPVAEVDWLKNEDAIDPSQDSNFLITIDHDLIIKQARLSDTANYTCVARNVVAKRRSSTATLIVYVSGGWSSWTEWSECNARCGRGWQRRTRSCTNPAPLNGGAFCEGLPFQRVTCTTLCPVDGGWTEWAKWSACGTECTHWRSRECQAPPPRNGGKHCSGSMMESKNCTEGLCARNKKISIEHASHPLAPGMGVAVYAGLVGALLLCVILVLCVGVLAYRRRCRHLHGDITDSSSALTAAFHPGNYKPPRQDNTHSLHPSAPPDLTATAGAFRSPLFSLQQGVNDSPHKIPMTTSPLLDPLPSLKIKVYNASTLSSLELPADMCLGDGEILSLKSVGTMGRERDYHSHTLSREPGLSTSATLGNLGGRLTIPNTGVSLLVPPGTIPQGKFYEMYLIINKWDKTTLPSEGSQTVLSPVVSCGPSGMLLNRPVVLTLPHCAQLDTPTPDWTLTLKTQTHQGAWEEVLTVGEETLSSPCYLQLEEECCHVLMEQLGTYGLVGQSCPPQPACKRLQLALFAPRAPCLSLDYSLRIYCIHDTPHAFKEVLDLERSLGGVLLEDPKPMLFKDSYHNLRLSIHDIPHTHWRSKLLAKYQEIPFYHIWSGSQRPLHCTFSLERGSLAVSQLTCKICVRQVEGEGQIFQLHTDIQETLPPHSPLPSGGTCLPSSQVGPYAFRLPDSIRQKICASLDAPSARGCDWRLLARSLGFDRYLNYFATKPSPTGVLLDLWEACHQADADLVSLATALEEMGKSEVLVVMTTDGDC, encoded by the exons agagCAGCGACTACAGCGAGGCCGAGGTTCTCCCTGACTCCTTCCCGTCAGCACCGGCAGAACCTCTCCCAGAATTCCTGCTGGAACCGGAGGACGCTTTCATCGTAAAGAACCGGCCGGTCCAGCTCCGGTGCCAGGCATCTCCAGCCACCCAGATCTACTTCAAATGTAACGGAGAATGGGTCAATCAAAACGATCACGTCACCAGAGAGAGCCTGGACCAGATCACGG gTCTGGTGCTGCGGGAGGTGGACATCTCGGTGTCGAGGACCCAGGTGGAGGAGCTGTTTGGGTTGGAGGACTACTGGTGTCAATGTGTGGCCTGGAGCTCTGCTGGCACCACCAAAAGCAACCGTGCCTACGTTCGCATTGCAT ACGACTTTTGGCAGGAGCCGCTGGGGCGGGAGGTGCGACTTGAGCAGGAGGTGCTGCTGCAGTGTCGCCCCCCTGAAGGCATGCCCGTTGCCGAG GTGGACTGGTTGAAGAACGAGGATGCTATAGATCCATCACAGGACTCCAACTTCCTGATCACAATCGACCATGATCTGATCATCAAACAGGCCAGACTCTCAGACACCGCCAACTACACCTGCGTGGCTCGTAACGTGGTGGCCAAAAGACGCAGCAGCACGGCTACGCTTATTGTTTATG TGAGCGGAGGATGGTCTTCATGGACCGAATGGTCAGAGTGCAATGCTCGGTGTGGGCGGGGCTGGCAGCGACGAACACGCAGCTGCACCAATCCTGCCCCTCTGAATGGAGGAGCCTTCTGTGAGGGCCTTCCCTTCCAGAGAGTGACCTGCACCACACTGTGCCCAG TGGATGGAGGCTGGACAGAATGGGCAAAGTGGTCCGCCTGTGGGACAGAGTGCACCCACTGGCGCAGCCGCGAGTGCCAAGCCCCCCCGCCTAGAAATGGAGGAAAGCACTGCAGTGGCAGCATGATGGAGAGCAAAAACTGCACTGAGGGGTTGTGTGCGCGCA ATAAAAAGATTTCTATTGAACATGCAAGCCATC CGCTGGCCCCAGGTATGGGCGTTGCAGTTTACGCTGGTCTAGTGGGGGCCCTACTGCTGTGTGTGATACTGGTGTTGTGCGTGGGTGTGCTTGCATATCGCCGCAGATGCCGCCATCTCCATGGAGACATCACCGATTCCTCGTCTGCACTCACTGCCGCCTTCCACCCTGGCAACTACAAGCCTCCCAGACAGG ATAACACTCACTCTCTGCATCCATCAGCTCCTCCGGACCTTACAGCCACAGCGGGGGCTTTCCGCAGTCCGCTCTTCTCTCTGCAGCAGGGGGTCAATGACAGCCCCCACAAAATCCCCATGACCACCTCTCCCCTGCTGGACCCATTGCCAAGTCTCAAAATCAAGGTGTACAACGCCTCCACTCTCTCCTCCCTGGAGCTCCCCGCGGACATGTGCCTAGGTGACGGGGAGATCCTCAGCCTGAAGTCAGTGGGTACTATGGGCAGAGAGCGAGACTACCACAGCCACACCTTGTCCAGAGAGCCTGGGCTAAGCACCAGCGCCACCTTGGGTAATCTTGGAGGACGCCTTACCATCCCCAACACAG GTGTGAGTCTGTTGGTCCCCCCTGGCACAATCCCCCAGGGGAAGTTCTATGAGATGTACCTTATTATCAACAAGTGGGACAAAACGAC GCTTCCCTCTGAGGGCAGTCAGACTGTACTAAGTCCTGTGGTGAGCTGTGGGCCCTCCGGTATGCTGCTGAATCGTCCTGTGGTGCTCACATTGCCCCATTGTGCCCAGCTAGACACACCTACACCTGACTGGACCCTCACACTCAAGACACAGACGCACCAGGGGGCATGGGAG GAGGTGTTGACAGTAGGAGAGGAGACTTTGTCGTCTCCGTGCTACctgcagctggaggaggagtGTTGTCATGTTCTAATGGAGCAGCTGGGAACGTACGGCCTGGTGGGCCAGTCCTGCCCTCCACAGCCTGCCTGCAAACGCCTGCAGTTGGCACTGTTCGCCCCTCGAGCACCCTGCCTCTCCCTGGACTACAGCCTCCGAATCTACTGCATCCATGACACCCCACATGCATTCAAG GAGGTGCTAGATTTGGAGAGGAGTCTAGGTGGAGTTTTGCTGGAGGATCCCAAGCCTATGCTCTTCAAAGACAGCTACCACAACCTGCGCCTGTCCATCCACGACATTCCTCACACTCACTGGAGAAGCAAGCTACTGGCAAAGTACCAG GAGATCCCGTTCTATCACATCTGGAGCGGCAGTCAGAGACCCCTGCACTGCACTTTCAGCCTGGAGAGAGGGAGCCTGGCTGTGTCCCAGCTCACCTGTAAGATCTGTGTCCGACaggtggaaggggagggacaGATATTCCAGCTGCACACGGATATTCAGGAG ACTCTACCCCCGCACTCGCCCCTCCCCTCAGGAGGCACCTGCCTGCCTTCCTCTCAAGTGGGACCCTATGCCTTTCGCTTGCCTGACTCCATCCGCCAGAAGATCTGTGCCAGTTTGGATGCACCCAGTGCCAGAGGATGTGACTGGAGACTACTGGCGCGCAGTCTGGGCTTTGACAG GTACTTGAACTACTTTGCAACAAAGCCCAGCCCTACAGGTGTTCTACTGGACTTATGGGAAGCTTGTCACCAAGCTGATGCAGACCTGGTCTCTCTGGCGACCGCGCTGGAAGAAATGGGCAAAAGTGAGGTGCtagttgtcatgacaacagatGGGGATTGTTGA
- the unc5b gene encoding netrin receptor UNC5B isoform X1, which yields MGQSKRSRHQREPGPDHGSGAAGGGHLGVEDPGGGAVWVGGLLVSMCGLELCWHHQKQPCLRSHCIPYADDFWQEPLGREVRLEQEVLLQCRPPEGMPVAEVDWLKNEDAIDPSQDSNFLITIDHDLIIKQARLSDTANYTCVARNVVAKRRSSTATLIVYVSGGWSSWTEWSECNARCGRGWQRRTRSCTNPAPLNGGAFCEGLPFQRVTCTTLCPVDGGWTEWAKWSACGTECTHWRSRECQAPPPRNGGKHCSGSMMESKNCTEGLCARNKKISIEHASHPLAPGMGVAVYAGLVGALLLCVILVLCVGVLAYRRRCRHLHGDITDSSSALTAAFHPGNYKPPRQDNTHSLHPSAPPDLTATAGAFRSPLFSLQQGVNDSPHKIPMTTSPLLDPLPSLKIKVYNASTLSSLELPADMCLGDGEILSLKSVGTMGRERDYHSHTLSREPGLSTSATLGNLGGRLTIPNTGVSLLVPPGTIPQGKFYEMYLIINKWDKTTLPSEGSQTVLSPVVSCGPSGMLLNRPVVLTLPHCAQLDTPTPDWTLTLKTQTHQGAWEEVLTVGEETLSSPCYLQLEEECCHVLMEQLGTYGLVGQSCPPQPACKRLQLALFAPRAPCLSLDYSLRIYCIHDTPHAFKEVLDLERSLGGVLLEDPKPMLFKDSYHNLRLSIHDIPHTHWRSKLLAKYQEIPFYHIWSGSQRPLHCTFSLERGSLAVSQLTCKICVRQVEGEGQIFQLHTDIQETLPPHSPLPSGGTCLPSSQVGPYAFRLPDSIRQKICASLDAPSARGCDWRLLARSLGFDRYLNYFATKPSPTGVLLDLWEACHQADADLVSLATALEEMGKSEVLVVMTTDGDC from the exons ATGGGTCAATCAAAACGATCACGTCACCAGAGAGAGCCTGGACCAGATCACGG gTCTGGTGCTGCGGGAGGTGGACATCTCGGTGTCGAGGACCCAGGTGGAGGAGCTGTTTGGGTTGGAGGACTACTGGTGTCAATGTGTGGCCTGGAGCTCTGCTGGCACCACCAAAAGCAACCGTGCCTACGTTCGCATTGCAT acctTATGCAGACGACTTTTGGCAGGAGCCGCTGGGGCGGGAGGTGCGACTTGAGCAGGAGGTGCTGCTGCAGTGTCGCCCCCCTGAAGGCATGCCCGTTGCCGAG GTGGACTGGTTGAAGAACGAGGATGCTATAGATCCATCACAGGACTCCAACTTCCTGATCACAATCGACCATGATCTGATCATCAAACAGGCCAGACTCTCAGACACCGCCAACTACACCTGCGTGGCTCGTAACGTGGTGGCCAAAAGACGCAGCAGCACGGCTACGCTTATTGTTTATG TGAGCGGAGGATGGTCTTCATGGACCGAATGGTCAGAGTGCAATGCTCGGTGTGGGCGGGGCTGGCAGCGACGAACACGCAGCTGCACCAATCCTGCCCCTCTGAATGGAGGAGCCTTCTGTGAGGGCCTTCCCTTCCAGAGAGTGACCTGCACCACACTGTGCCCAG TGGATGGAGGCTGGACAGAATGGGCAAAGTGGTCCGCCTGTGGGACAGAGTGCACCCACTGGCGCAGCCGCGAGTGCCAAGCCCCCCCGCCTAGAAATGGAGGAAAGCACTGCAGTGGCAGCATGATGGAGAGCAAAAACTGCACTGAGGGGTTGTGTGCGCGCA ATAAAAAGATTTCTATTGAACATGCAAGCCATC CGCTGGCCCCAGGTATGGGCGTTGCAGTTTACGCTGGTCTAGTGGGGGCCCTACTGCTGTGTGTGATACTGGTGTTGTGCGTGGGTGTGCTTGCATATCGCCGCAGATGCCGCCATCTCCATGGAGACATCACCGATTCCTCGTCTGCACTCACTGCCGCCTTCCACCCTGGCAACTACAAGCCTCCCAGACAGG ATAACACTCACTCTCTGCATCCATCAGCTCCTCCGGACCTTACAGCCACAGCGGGGGCTTTCCGCAGTCCGCTCTTCTCTCTGCAGCAGGGGGTCAATGACAGCCCCCACAAAATCCCCATGACCACCTCTCCCCTGCTGGACCCATTGCCAAGTCTCAAAATCAAGGTGTACAACGCCTCCACTCTCTCCTCCCTGGAGCTCCCCGCGGACATGTGCCTAGGTGACGGGGAGATCCTCAGCCTGAAGTCAGTGGGTACTATGGGCAGAGAGCGAGACTACCACAGCCACACCTTGTCCAGAGAGCCTGGGCTAAGCACCAGCGCCACCTTGGGTAATCTTGGAGGACGCCTTACCATCCCCAACACAG GTGTGAGTCTGTTGGTCCCCCCTGGCACAATCCCCCAGGGGAAGTTCTATGAGATGTACCTTATTATCAACAAGTGGGACAAAACGAC GCTTCCCTCTGAGGGCAGTCAGACTGTACTAAGTCCTGTGGTGAGCTGTGGGCCCTCCGGTATGCTGCTGAATCGTCCTGTGGTGCTCACATTGCCCCATTGTGCCCAGCTAGACACACCTACACCTGACTGGACCCTCACACTCAAGACACAGACGCACCAGGGGGCATGGGAG GAGGTGTTGACAGTAGGAGAGGAGACTTTGTCGTCTCCGTGCTACctgcagctggaggaggagtGTTGTCATGTTCTAATGGAGCAGCTGGGAACGTACGGCCTGGTGGGCCAGTCCTGCCCTCCACAGCCTGCCTGCAAACGCCTGCAGTTGGCACTGTTCGCCCCTCGAGCACCCTGCCTCTCCCTGGACTACAGCCTCCGAATCTACTGCATCCATGACACCCCACATGCATTCAAG GAGGTGCTAGATTTGGAGAGGAGTCTAGGTGGAGTTTTGCTGGAGGATCCCAAGCCTATGCTCTTCAAAGACAGCTACCACAACCTGCGCCTGTCCATCCACGACATTCCTCACACTCACTGGAGAAGCAAGCTACTGGCAAAGTACCAG GAGATCCCGTTCTATCACATCTGGAGCGGCAGTCAGAGACCCCTGCACTGCACTTTCAGCCTGGAGAGAGGGAGCCTGGCTGTGTCCCAGCTCACCTGTAAGATCTGTGTCCGACaggtggaaggggagggacaGATATTCCAGCTGCACACGGATATTCAGGAG ACTCTACCCCCGCACTCGCCCCTCCCCTCAGGAGGCACCTGCCTGCCTTCCTCTCAAGTGGGACCCTATGCCTTTCGCTTGCCTGACTCCATCCGCCAGAAGATCTGTGCCAGTTTGGATGCACCCAGTGCCAGAGGATGTGACTGGAGACTACTGGCGCGCAGTCTGGGCTTTGACAG GTACTTGAACTACTTTGCAACAAAGCCCAGCCCTACAGGTGTTCTACTGGACTTATGGGAAGCTTGTCACCAAGCTGATGCAGACCTGGTCTCTCTGGCGACCGCGCTGGAAGAAATGGGCAAAAGTGAGGTGCtagttgtcatgacaacagatGGGGATTGTTGA
- the unc5b gene encoding netrin receptor UNC5B isoform X2, producing MGQSKRSRHQREPGPDHGSGAAGGGHLGVEDPGGGAVWVGGLLVSMCGLELCWHHQKQPCLRSHCIPYADDFWQEPLGREVRLEQEVLLQCRPPEGMPVAEVDWLKNEDAIDPSQDSNFLITIDHDLIIKQARLSDTANYTCVARNVVAKRRSSTATLIVYVSGGWSSWTEWSECNARCGRGWQRRTRSCTNPAPLNGGAFCEGLPFQRVTCTTLCPVDGGWTEWAKWSACGTECTHWRSRECQAPPPRNGGKHCSGSMMESKNCTEGLCARTLAPGMGVAVYAGLVGALLLCVILVLCVGVLAYRRRCRHLHGDITDSSSALTAAFHPGNYKPPRQDNTHSLHPSAPPDLTATAGAFRSPLFSLQQGVNDSPHKIPMTTSPLLDPLPSLKIKVYNASTLSSLELPADMCLGDGEILSLKSVGTMGRERDYHSHTLSREPGLSTSATLGNLGGRLTIPNTGVSLLVPPGTIPQGKFYEMYLIINKWDKTTLPSEGSQTVLSPVVSCGPSGMLLNRPVVLTLPHCAQLDTPTPDWTLTLKTQTHQGAWEEVLTVGEETLSSPCYLQLEEECCHVLMEQLGTYGLVGQSCPPQPACKRLQLALFAPRAPCLSLDYSLRIYCIHDTPHAFKEVLDLERSLGGVLLEDPKPMLFKDSYHNLRLSIHDIPHTHWRSKLLAKYQEIPFYHIWSGSQRPLHCTFSLERGSLAVSQLTCKICVRQVEGEGQIFQLHTDIQETLPPHSPLPSGGTCLPSSQVGPYAFRLPDSIRQKICASLDAPSARGCDWRLLARSLGFDRYLNYFATKPSPTGVLLDLWEACHQADADLVSLATALEEMGKSEVLVVMTTDGDC from the exons ATGGGTCAATCAAAACGATCACGTCACCAGAGAGAGCCTGGACCAGATCACGG gTCTGGTGCTGCGGGAGGTGGACATCTCGGTGTCGAGGACCCAGGTGGAGGAGCTGTTTGGGTTGGAGGACTACTGGTGTCAATGTGTGGCCTGGAGCTCTGCTGGCACCACCAAAAGCAACCGTGCCTACGTTCGCATTGCAT acctTATGCAGACGACTTTTGGCAGGAGCCGCTGGGGCGGGAGGTGCGACTTGAGCAGGAGGTGCTGCTGCAGTGTCGCCCCCCTGAAGGCATGCCCGTTGCCGAG GTGGACTGGTTGAAGAACGAGGATGCTATAGATCCATCACAGGACTCCAACTTCCTGATCACAATCGACCATGATCTGATCATCAAACAGGCCAGACTCTCAGACACCGCCAACTACACCTGCGTGGCTCGTAACGTGGTGGCCAAAAGACGCAGCAGCACGGCTACGCTTATTGTTTATG TGAGCGGAGGATGGTCTTCATGGACCGAATGGTCAGAGTGCAATGCTCGGTGTGGGCGGGGCTGGCAGCGACGAACACGCAGCTGCACCAATCCTGCCCCTCTGAATGGAGGAGCCTTCTGTGAGGGCCTTCCCTTCCAGAGAGTGACCTGCACCACACTGTGCCCAG TGGATGGAGGCTGGACAGAATGGGCAAAGTGGTCCGCCTGTGGGACAGAGTGCACCCACTGGCGCAGCCGCGAGTGCCAAGCCCCCCCGCCTAGAAATGGAGGAAAGCACTGCAGTGGCAGCATGATGGAGAGCAAAAACTGCACTGAGGGGTTGTGTGCGCGCA CGCTGGCCCCAGGTATGGGCGTTGCAGTTTACGCTGGTCTAGTGGGGGCCCTACTGCTGTGTGTGATACTGGTGTTGTGCGTGGGTGTGCTTGCATATCGCCGCAGATGCCGCCATCTCCATGGAGACATCACCGATTCCTCGTCTGCACTCACTGCCGCCTTCCACCCTGGCAACTACAAGCCTCCCAGACAGG ATAACACTCACTCTCTGCATCCATCAGCTCCTCCGGACCTTACAGCCACAGCGGGGGCTTTCCGCAGTCCGCTCTTCTCTCTGCAGCAGGGGGTCAATGACAGCCCCCACAAAATCCCCATGACCACCTCTCCCCTGCTGGACCCATTGCCAAGTCTCAAAATCAAGGTGTACAACGCCTCCACTCTCTCCTCCCTGGAGCTCCCCGCGGACATGTGCCTAGGTGACGGGGAGATCCTCAGCCTGAAGTCAGTGGGTACTATGGGCAGAGAGCGAGACTACCACAGCCACACCTTGTCCAGAGAGCCTGGGCTAAGCACCAGCGCCACCTTGGGTAATCTTGGAGGACGCCTTACCATCCCCAACACAG GTGTGAGTCTGTTGGTCCCCCCTGGCACAATCCCCCAGGGGAAGTTCTATGAGATGTACCTTATTATCAACAAGTGGGACAAAACGAC GCTTCCCTCTGAGGGCAGTCAGACTGTACTAAGTCCTGTGGTGAGCTGTGGGCCCTCCGGTATGCTGCTGAATCGTCCTGTGGTGCTCACATTGCCCCATTGTGCCCAGCTAGACACACCTACACCTGACTGGACCCTCACACTCAAGACACAGACGCACCAGGGGGCATGGGAG GAGGTGTTGACAGTAGGAGAGGAGACTTTGTCGTCTCCGTGCTACctgcagctggaggaggagtGTTGTCATGTTCTAATGGAGCAGCTGGGAACGTACGGCCTGGTGGGCCAGTCCTGCCCTCCACAGCCTGCCTGCAAACGCCTGCAGTTGGCACTGTTCGCCCCTCGAGCACCCTGCCTCTCCCTGGACTACAGCCTCCGAATCTACTGCATCCATGACACCCCACATGCATTCAAG GAGGTGCTAGATTTGGAGAGGAGTCTAGGTGGAGTTTTGCTGGAGGATCCCAAGCCTATGCTCTTCAAAGACAGCTACCACAACCTGCGCCTGTCCATCCACGACATTCCTCACACTCACTGGAGAAGCAAGCTACTGGCAAAGTACCAG GAGATCCCGTTCTATCACATCTGGAGCGGCAGTCAGAGACCCCTGCACTGCACTTTCAGCCTGGAGAGAGGGAGCCTGGCTGTGTCCCAGCTCACCTGTAAGATCTGTGTCCGACaggtggaaggggagggacaGATATTCCAGCTGCACACGGATATTCAGGAG ACTCTACCCCCGCACTCGCCCCTCCCCTCAGGAGGCACCTGCCTGCCTTCCTCTCAAGTGGGACCCTATGCCTTTCGCTTGCCTGACTCCATCCGCCAGAAGATCTGTGCCAGTTTGGATGCACCCAGTGCCAGAGGATGTGACTGGAGACTACTGGCGCGCAGTCTGGGCTTTGACAG GTACTTGAACTACTTTGCAACAAAGCCCAGCCCTACAGGTGTTCTACTGGACTTATGGGAAGCTTGTCACCAAGCTGATGCAGACCTGGTCTCTCTGGCGACCGCGCTGGAAGAAATGGGCAAAAGTGAGGTGCtagttgtcatgacaacagatGGGGATTGTTGA
- the unc5b gene encoding netrin receptor UNC5B isoform X3, whose translation MGQSKRSRHQREPGPDHGSGAAGGGHLGVEDPGGGAVWVGGLLVSMCGLELCWHHQKQPCLRSHCIPYADDFWQEPLGREVRLEQEVLLQCRPPEGMPVAEVDWLKNEDAIDPSQDSNFLITIDHDLIIKQARLSDTANYTCVARNVVAKRRSSTATLIVYVSGGWSSWTEWSECNARCGRGWQRRTRSCTNPAPLNGGAFCEGLPFQRVTCTTLCPDKKISIEHASHPLAPGMGVAVYAGLVGALLLCVILVLCVGVLAYRRRCRHLHGDITDSSSALTAAFHPGNYKPPRQDNTHSLHPSAPPDLTATAGAFRSPLFSLQQGVNDSPHKIPMTTSPLLDPLPSLKIKVYNASTLSSLELPADMCLGDGEILSLKSVGTMGRERDYHSHTLSREPGLSTSATLGNLGGRLTIPNTGVSLLVPPGTIPQGKFYEMYLIINKWDKTTLPSEGSQTVLSPVVSCGPSGMLLNRPVVLTLPHCAQLDTPTPDWTLTLKTQTHQGAWEEVLTVGEETLSSPCYLQLEEECCHVLMEQLGTYGLVGQSCPPQPACKRLQLALFAPRAPCLSLDYSLRIYCIHDTPHAFKEVLDLERSLGGVLLEDPKPMLFKDSYHNLRLSIHDIPHTHWRSKLLAKYQEIPFYHIWSGSQRPLHCTFSLERGSLAVSQLTCKICVRQVEGEGQIFQLHTDIQETLPPHSPLPSGGTCLPSSQVGPYAFRLPDSIRQKICASLDAPSARGCDWRLLARSLGFDRYLNYFATKPSPTGVLLDLWEACHQADADLVSLATALEEMGKSEVLVVMTTDGDC comes from the exons ATGGGTCAATCAAAACGATCACGTCACCAGAGAGAGCCTGGACCAGATCACGG gTCTGGTGCTGCGGGAGGTGGACATCTCGGTGTCGAGGACCCAGGTGGAGGAGCTGTTTGGGTTGGAGGACTACTGGTGTCAATGTGTGGCCTGGAGCTCTGCTGGCACCACCAAAAGCAACCGTGCCTACGTTCGCATTGCAT acctTATGCAGACGACTTTTGGCAGGAGCCGCTGGGGCGGGAGGTGCGACTTGAGCAGGAGGTGCTGCTGCAGTGTCGCCCCCCTGAAGGCATGCCCGTTGCCGAG GTGGACTGGTTGAAGAACGAGGATGCTATAGATCCATCACAGGACTCCAACTTCCTGATCACAATCGACCATGATCTGATCATCAAACAGGCCAGACTCTCAGACACCGCCAACTACACCTGCGTGGCTCGTAACGTGGTGGCCAAAAGACGCAGCAGCACGGCTACGCTTATTGTTTATG TGAGCGGAGGATGGTCTTCATGGACCGAATGGTCAGAGTGCAATGCTCGGTGTGGGCGGGGCTGGCAGCGACGAACACGCAGCTGCACCAATCCTGCCCCTCTGAATGGAGGAGCCTTCTGTGAGGGCCTTCCCTTCCAGAGAGTGACCTGCACCACACTGTGCCCAG ATAAAAAGATTTCTATTGAACATGCAAGCCATC CGCTGGCCCCAGGTATGGGCGTTGCAGTTTACGCTGGTCTAGTGGGGGCCCTACTGCTGTGTGTGATACTGGTGTTGTGCGTGGGTGTGCTTGCATATCGCCGCAGATGCCGCCATCTCCATGGAGACATCACCGATTCCTCGTCTGCACTCACTGCCGCCTTCCACCCTGGCAACTACAAGCCTCCCAGACAGG ATAACACTCACTCTCTGCATCCATCAGCTCCTCCGGACCTTACAGCCACAGCGGGGGCTTTCCGCAGTCCGCTCTTCTCTCTGCAGCAGGGGGTCAATGACAGCCCCCACAAAATCCCCATGACCACCTCTCCCCTGCTGGACCCATTGCCAAGTCTCAAAATCAAGGTGTACAACGCCTCCACTCTCTCCTCCCTGGAGCTCCCCGCGGACATGTGCCTAGGTGACGGGGAGATCCTCAGCCTGAAGTCAGTGGGTACTATGGGCAGAGAGCGAGACTACCACAGCCACACCTTGTCCAGAGAGCCTGGGCTAAGCACCAGCGCCACCTTGGGTAATCTTGGAGGACGCCTTACCATCCCCAACACAG GTGTGAGTCTGTTGGTCCCCCCTGGCACAATCCCCCAGGGGAAGTTCTATGAGATGTACCTTATTATCAACAAGTGGGACAAAACGAC GCTTCCCTCTGAGGGCAGTCAGACTGTACTAAGTCCTGTGGTGAGCTGTGGGCCCTCCGGTATGCTGCTGAATCGTCCTGTGGTGCTCACATTGCCCCATTGTGCCCAGCTAGACACACCTACACCTGACTGGACCCTCACACTCAAGACACAGACGCACCAGGGGGCATGGGAG GAGGTGTTGACAGTAGGAGAGGAGACTTTGTCGTCTCCGTGCTACctgcagctggaggaggagtGTTGTCATGTTCTAATGGAGCAGCTGGGAACGTACGGCCTGGTGGGCCAGTCCTGCCCTCCACAGCCTGCCTGCAAACGCCTGCAGTTGGCACTGTTCGCCCCTCGAGCACCCTGCCTCTCCCTGGACTACAGCCTCCGAATCTACTGCATCCATGACACCCCACATGCATTCAAG GAGGTGCTAGATTTGGAGAGGAGTCTAGGTGGAGTTTTGCTGGAGGATCCCAAGCCTATGCTCTTCAAAGACAGCTACCACAACCTGCGCCTGTCCATCCACGACATTCCTCACACTCACTGGAGAAGCAAGCTACTGGCAAAGTACCAG GAGATCCCGTTCTATCACATCTGGAGCGGCAGTCAGAGACCCCTGCACTGCACTTTCAGCCTGGAGAGAGGGAGCCTGGCTGTGTCCCAGCTCACCTGTAAGATCTGTGTCCGACaggtggaaggggagggacaGATATTCCAGCTGCACACGGATATTCAGGAG ACTCTACCCCCGCACTCGCCCCTCCCCTCAGGAGGCACCTGCCTGCCTTCCTCTCAAGTGGGACCCTATGCCTTTCGCTTGCCTGACTCCATCCGCCAGAAGATCTGTGCCAGTTTGGATGCACCCAGTGCCAGAGGATGTGACTGGAGACTACTGGCGCGCAGTCTGGGCTTTGACAG GTACTTGAACTACTTTGCAACAAAGCCCAGCCCTACAGGTGTTCTACTGGACTTATGGGAAGCTTGTCACCAAGCTGATGCAGACCTGGTCTCTCTGGCGACCGCGCTGGAAGAAATGGGCAAAAGTGAGGTGCtagttgtcatgacaacagatGGGGATTGTTGA